One window of Cydia fagiglandana chromosome 19, ilCydFagi1.1, whole genome shotgun sequence genomic DNA carries:
- the LOC134673813 gene encoding gastrula zinc finger protein XlCGF57.1-like, whose product MCAECEYTTSSKKSLETHLRSHSLENNFNCSHCSYTSSCKTDLHKHQTLHFAGNLLKCSDCDYKCSWNSQLQRHLMIHTGAKPFQCKHCDYKCSQKSHLQRHLMIHTGAKPFQCSHCDYKGSQKSDLQKHLRIHTGAKPFQCSHCDYKCSHKSVLQRHLRIHTGAKPFQCSHCDYKGSTKSHLQRHLRIHTGSKPFQCSHCDYKCSQKSVLQRHLRIHTGAKPFQCSHCDYKCSQKSHLQQHLMIHTGAKPFQCSHCDYKCSQKSHLQRHLMIHTGAKPFQCSHCDYKGSQKSDLQRHLMIHTGAKPFQCSHCDYKSSQKSHLQQHLRIHTGAKPFQCNHCDYKCSQKSDLQKHLMIHTGAKPFQCSHCDYKCSRKTHLQQHLMIHTGAKPFHCSHCDYKSSLKSHLQQHLRIHTGAKPFQCSHCDYKCSQKSHLQQHLMIHTGAKPFQCSHCNYKCSQKSHLQRHLMIHTGAKPFQCRHCDYKGSQKSDLQKHLRIHTGAKPFQCSHCDYKCSHKSDLQRHLMIHTGAKPFQCSHCDYKSSQKSHLQQHLRIHTGAKPFQCSHCDYKCSQKSDLQTHLMIHTGAKPFQCSYCDYKCRQKSDLQRHLRIHTGEKPYKCSYCDYKCSDSSNLRSHERAHCLYYTGQNSNKK is encoded by the coding sequence ATGTGTGCTGAATGTGAGTATACCACAAGTTCCAAGAAAAGTTTGGAGACTCATTTAAGGAGCCATTCTTTAGAGAATAATTTcaattgtagtcactgtagttaCACAAGTTCGTGTAAAACTGATTTACACAAACACCAAACATTACATTTTGCTGGGAACCTTTTAAAGTGTAGCGACTGTGATTATAAATGCAGTTGGAATTCACAGTTACAacgacacctgatgatacatactggggcgaagccatttcagtgtaagcactgtgattacaaatgcagtcagaaaTCACACTTACAacgacacctgatgatacatactggggcgaagccatttcagtgtagccactgtgattacaaaggCAGTCAGAAGTCAGACTTACAAAAACACCTgaggatacatactggggcgaagccatttcagtgtagccactgtgattacaaatgcagtcataagtcagtcttacaacgacacctgaggatacatactggggcgaagccatttcagtgtagccactgtgattacaaaggCAGTACGAAGTCACACCTACAAAGACACCTGAGGATACATACTGGGTcaaagccatttcagtgtagccactgtgattacaaatgcagtcagaagtcagtcttacaacgacacctgaggatacatactggggcgaagccatttcagtgtagccactgtgattacaaatgcagtcagaagtcacacttacaacaacacctgatgatacatactggggcgaagccatttcagtgtagccactgtgattacaaatgcagtcagaaaTCACACTTACAacgacacctgatgatacatactggggcgaagccatttcagtgtagccactgtgattacaaaggCAGTCAGAAGTCAGACTTACAacgacacctgatgatacatactggggcgaagccatttcagtgtagccactgtgattacaaatccAGTCAGAAGTCACACTTACAACAACACCTGAGGATACATAccggggcgaagccatttcagtgtaaccactgtgattacaaatgcagtcagaagtcaGACTTACAAaaacacctgatgatacatactggggcgaagccatttcagtgtagccactgtgattacaaatgcagtcggaAGACACACTTACAacaacacctgatgatacatactggggcgaagccctTTCattgtagccactgtgattacaaatccAGTCTGAAGTCACACTTACAACAACACCTgaggatacatactggggcgaagccatttcagtgtagccactgtgattacaaatgcagtcagaagtcacacttacaacaacacctgatgatacatactggggcgaagccatttcagtgtagccactgtaattacaaatgcagtcagaaaTCACACTTACAacgacacctgatgatacatactggggcgaagccatttcagtgtaggcACTGTGATTACAAAGGCAGTCAGAAGTCAGACTTACAAAAACACCTgaggatacatactggggcgaagccatttcagtgtagccactgtgattacaaatgcagtcataaGTCAGACTTACAacgacacctgatgatacatactggggcgaagccatttcagtgtagccactgtgattacaaatccAGTCAGAAGTCACACTTACAACAACACCTgaggatacatactggggcgaagccatttcagtgtagccactgtgattacaaatgcagtcagaagtcaGACTTACAAacacacctgatgatacatactggggcgaagccatttcagtgtagctactgtgattacaaatgcaggcAGAAGTCAGACTTACAAAGACACCTGAGGATACATACTGGAGAAAAGCCTTACAAATGTAGTTATTGTGATTACAAGTGCAGTGATAGTTCAAACTTACGAAGTCATGAAAGGGCACATTGCTTATATTACACAGGACAAAATAGCAACAAAAAATAG